In the genome of Bradyrhizobium sp. CIAT3101, one region contains:
- a CDS encoding cytochrome P450 yields MSSKNRLDPIPHPPTKPVVGNMLSLDSAAPVQHLTRLAKELGPIFWLDMMGSPIVVVSGHDLVDELSDEKRFDKTVRGALRRVRAVGGDGLFTADTKEPNWSKAHNILLQPFGNRAMQSYHPSMVDIAEQLVHKWERLNADDEIDVVHDMTALTLDTIGLCGFDYRFNSFYRRDYHPFVESLVRSLETIMMTRGLPFEQLWMQKRRKTLGEDVDFMNKMVDEIIAERRKSAEGIDDKKDMLAAMMTGVDRSTGEQLDDVNIRYQINTFLIAGHETTSGLLSYTLYALLKHPDILKKAYDEVDRVFGPNVDAKPTYQQVTQLTYITQILKEALRLWPPAPAYGISPLKDETLGGGKYKLRKGTFTTILVTALHRDPSVWGPNPDAFDPENFSKEAEAKRPINAWKPFGNGQRACIGRGFAMHEAALALGMVLQRFRLIDHQRYQMHLKETLTMKPEGFKIKVRPRADRERGAYGGPVAAAASASRAPRQPTTRPGHNTPMLVLYGSNLGTAEELATRMADLAEINGFAVHLGPLDDYVGKLPQQGGVLIICASYNGAPPDNATQFVKWLGDDLPKDAFANVRYAVFGCGNSDWAATYQSVPRFIDEQLSKHGARAVYPRGEGDARSDLDGQFQKWFPAAAQVATKEFGIDWNFTRTAEDDPLYAIEPVAVTAVNTIVAQGGAVAMKVLANDELQNKSGANPSERSTRHIEVQLPANVTYRVGDHLSVVPRNDPTLVDSVARRFGFLPADQIRLQVAEGRRAQLPVGDAVSVGRLLSEFVELQQVATRKQIQVMAEHTRCPVTKPKLLTFVGEEAEPLERYRSEILAKRKSVFDLLLEYPACELPFHVYLEMLSLLAPRYYSISSSPSVDPARCSVTVGVVEGPAASGRGTYKGICSNYLANRRAGDTVYATVRETKAGFRLPDDPSVPIIMIGPGTGLAPFRGFLQERAARKAKGGALGPAMLFFGCRHPDQDFLYADELKALAASGITELFTAFSRADGPKTYVQHVLAAQKDKVWPLIEQGAIIYVCGDGSKMEPDVKAALVAIHREKSGSDAAASARWIEEMGAKNRYVLDVWAGG; encoded by the coding sequence ATGTCATCGAAGAACCGTCTGGACCCGATTCCGCATCCGCCGACCAAGCCGGTGGTCGGCAACATGCTCTCGCTGGACTCGGCCGCGCCGGTGCAGCACCTGACGCGGCTTGCCAAGGAGCTCGGCCCGATCTTCTGGCTCGACATGATGGGCTCGCCGATCGTCGTCGTCTCCGGCCACGATCTCGTCGACGAACTTTCCGACGAGAAGCGCTTCGACAAGACCGTGCGCGGCGCGCTGCGGCGCGTGCGCGCGGTCGGCGGCGATGGCCTGTTCACGGCGGATACCAAGGAGCCGAACTGGAGCAAGGCGCACAACATCCTGCTGCAGCCGTTCGGCAATCGCGCCATGCAGTCGTATCACCCGAGCATGGTCGATATCGCCGAGCAGCTCGTGCACAAATGGGAGCGGCTCAACGCCGACGACGAGATCGACGTCGTCCACGATATGACCGCGCTGACGCTGGATACGATCGGGCTGTGCGGTTTCGACTATCGCTTCAACTCGTTCTACCGGCGCGATTACCATCCCTTCGTCGAGTCGCTGGTGCGCTCGCTCGAAACCATCATGATGACGCGCGGCCTGCCGTTCGAGCAGCTCTGGATGCAGAAGCGCCGGAAGACGCTGGGCGAAGACGTCGACTTCATGAACAAGATGGTCGACGAGATCATCGCCGAGCGCCGCAAGAGCGCGGAAGGGATCGACGACAAGAAGGACATGCTGGCCGCGATGATGACCGGCGTCGACCGCTCGACCGGCGAGCAGCTCGACGACGTCAACATCCGCTACCAGATCAACACCTTCCTGATCGCGGGCCACGAAACCACCAGCGGCCTGCTGTCCTACACGCTCTATGCGCTGCTCAAGCATCCGGACATTCTCAAGAAGGCCTATGACGAGGTTGACCGCGTCTTCGGGCCCAATGTCGACGCCAAGCCGACCTACCAGCAGGTCACGCAGCTCACCTACATCACGCAGATCCTGAAAGAGGCGCTGCGGCTGTGGCCGCCGGCGCCGGCCTACGGCATCTCGCCGCTGAAGGACGAGACCCTCGGTGGCGGCAAGTACAAGCTCAGGAAGGGCACATTCACCACGATCCTGGTGACGGCGCTGCATCGCGATCCCTCGGTCTGGGGACCCAATCCCGATGCGTTCGATCCAGAAAACTTCAGCAAGGAAGCCGAGGCCAAGCGGCCGATCAACGCCTGGAAGCCGTTCGGCAACGGCCAGCGCGCCTGCATCGGTCGCGGCTTCGCCATGCACGAGGCCGCGCTCGCGCTCGGCATGGTGCTGCAGCGTTTCAGGCTGATCGACCATCAGCGCTACCAGATGCATCTGAAGGAAACGCTGACGATGAAGCCCGAGGGCTTCAAGATCAAGGTGCGTCCGCGCGCGGATCGCGAGCGCGGCGCCTATGGCGGGCCGGTCGCGGCAGCGGCTTCGGCGTCGCGGGCGCCACGTCAGCCGACCACGCGGCCCGGTCACAATACGCCGATGCTGGTGCTTTACGGCTCCAATCTCGGCACCGCGGAAGAACTCGCGACGCGCATGGCCGATCTCGCAGAGATCAACGGCTTTGCCGTGCATCTCGGTCCGCTCGACGACTACGTCGGCAAGCTGCCGCAACAGGGCGGCGTGCTGATCATCTGCGCCTCCTACAATGGCGCGCCGCCCGACAATGCGACGCAGTTCGTCAAATGGCTCGGCGACGATCTGCCGAAGGATGCCTTTGCCAACGTCCGCTACGCCGTGTTCGGCTGCGGCAACAGCGACTGGGCCGCGACCTATCAATCGGTGCCGCGTTTCATCGACGAGCAATTGTCGAAGCATGGCGCACGTGCGGTCTATCCGCGCGGCGAGGGCGATGCGCGCAGCGATCTCGACGGCCAGTTCCAGAAGTGGTTCCCGGCCGCCGCTCAGGTCGCGACCAAGGAATTCGGGATCGACTGGAATTTCACCCGCACCGCGGAGGACGATCCGCTCTACGCGATCGAGCCAGTCGCGGTGACCGCCGTCAACACCATCGTTGCCCAGGGCGGCGCTGTGGCGATGAAGGTGCTGGCCAATGACGAGCTCCAGAACAAGTCGGGCGCCAATCCGTCGGAGCGCTCGACGCGTCATATCGAGGTGCAGCTGCCGGCCAACGTCACCTACCGCGTCGGCGATCATCTGAGCGTGGTCCCGCGCAACGATCCGACCCTGGTGGATTCGGTTGCCCGCCGCTTCGGCTTCCTGCCGGCCGACCAGATCAGGCTTCAGGTCGCCGAGGGCCGCCGCGCGCAATTGCCGGTCGGCGATGCCGTGTCGGTCGGTCGCCTGCTCAGCGAGTTCGTCGAGCTGCAGCAGGTGGCGACGCGGAAGCAGATCCAGGTCATGGCCGAGCACACCCGTTGCCCCGTCACCAAGCCGAAGTTGCTGACCTTCGTCGGCGAGGAGGCCGAGCCGCTCGAGCGTTACCGCAGCGAAATTCTGGCGAAGCGCAAATCGGTGTTCGACCTGTTGCTCGAATATCCCGCCTGTGAATTGCCGTTTCACGTCTACCTGGAAATGCTCTCGCTGCTGGCGCCGCGCTACTACTCGATCTCGTCCTCGCCATCGGTCGATCCAGCGCGCTGCAGCGTCACGGTCGGCGTGGTCGAAGGGCCGGCGGCGTCGGGGCGTGGCACCTACAAGGGCATTTGCTCAAACTATCTCGCCAACCGCCGCGCGGGCGATACGGTCTACGCGACCGTGCGCGAGACCAAGGCCGGCTTCCGGCTTCCGGATGATCCATCCGTGCCAATCATCATGATAGGCCCCGGCACGGGACTGGCACCGTTCCGCGGCTTCCTTCAAGAGCGTGCCGCGCGCAAAGCCAAAGGCGGCGCGCTCGGTCCGGCCATGCTGTTCTTCGGCTGCCGCCACCCCGATCAGGACTTTCTCTATGCGGATGAGCTGAAGGCGCTCGCTGCAAGCGGGATCACCGAGCTGTTCACCGCGTTCTCGCGTGCGGACGGACCGAAGACCTATGTGCAGCACGTCCTCGCTGCGCAGAAGGACAAGGTCTGGCCGCTGATCGAGCAAGGCGCGATCATCTATGTCTGCGGCGACGGCAGCAAAATGGAGCCCGACGTGAAGGCGGCGCTGGTCGCGATCCATCGCGAGAAGAGCGGTAGCGATGCGGCTGCCAGTGCGCGTTGGATCGAGGAGATGGGCGCGAAGAACCGCTATGTGCTGGACGTCTGGGCCGGCGGATAG
- a CDS encoding GNAT family N-acetyltransferase: MSEQRAYPRRVKTDAGDIEIRLMSPADEAAVLAFGKGLPTHDLLFLPRNISEPKVLSAWVKEIERGAIQSLLAVKDGKVVGCGTLVRDPHSWSPHVGEIRMVVSQDVRGKGVGKALSQETFALALGAGLEKLSVQMTVDQQAAIALFESLGFKAEALLRDHVRDVAGKTHDIVVLGHNIAQVQAQMEAYGLPGAVQH, from the coding sequence ATGAGTGAACAGCGTGCCTATCCGCGTCGCGTCAAGACGGACGCCGGCGATATCGAGATCCGTCTGATGTCGCCTGCGGACGAAGCCGCGGTGCTCGCGTTCGGCAAGGGCCTGCCGACGCATGACCTGCTGTTCCTGCCGCGCAACATCAGCGAGCCGAAGGTCCTGTCCGCCTGGGTCAAGGAGATCGAGCGTGGCGCGATCCAGAGCCTGCTCGCGGTGAAGGACGGCAAGGTCGTCGGTTGCGGCACGCTGGTGCGCGATCCCCACTCCTGGTCGCCCCATGTCGGCGAGATCCGCATGGTGGTGTCGCAGGACGTCCGCGGGAAGGGGGTGGGGAAGGCGCTGTCGCAGGAGACCTTTGCGCTTGCGCTCGGGGCCGGGCTGGAAAAGCTCTCGGTCCAGATGACGGTCGACCAGCAGGCGGCGATCGCGCTGTTCGAGAGCCTCGGCTTCAAGGCCGAGGCGCTGCTGCGGGACCATGTCCGGGATGTCGCCGGCAAGACCCATGACATCGTCGTGCTCGGCCACAACATCGCGCAGGTCCAGGCCCAGATGGAGGCCTATGGGCTGCCAGGCGCCGTCCAGCACTAG
- a CDS encoding alpha/beta fold hydrolase, which yields MNAPTGLDFAAIPERIQSEVQRAIQRSIKGVEYFSTSGPTLGSTPKDVLHSRGTMSLYHYRSMSDEIYRVPVLVVMATTNRGYILDLVPGQSFIEFLLKRGYDVYMLDWSAPRPEEKSLRMEDYVLDFIPDCVRRVQADSGEQDVSVIGYCFGGVLSLLYGSIFPDGPMKNLICFTTPIDFREMKLFSNFSDRRYFDVDRLVDSVGNVPPEMILSSFEMLRPASRAVSQIQLWENIWNDEFVKSYRMFDRWATDTLPLAGEYFRTITKDLMWDNKLFNDTMSVGGRAAKLEDIKVPMLHAVAEHDHIVPYEAAKHLIAKIGSADKEEVMLKGGHVSLVAGANAVKRLWPKLDSWLGKRST from the coding sequence ATGAACGCGCCGACGGGACTTGATTTTGCAGCGATCCCGGAGCGCATCCAGTCCGAGGTGCAGCGCGCGATCCAGCGCAGCATCAAGGGCGTCGAATATTTTTCGACCTCCGGTCCGACGCTCGGATCGACGCCGAAGGACGTGCTGCACTCGCGCGGTACGATGAGCCTCTACCACTATCGGTCGATGTCGGACGAGATCTACCGCGTGCCGGTGCTGGTGGTCATGGCGACCACCAACCGCGGCTACATCCTCGATCTCGTGCCGGGCCAGAGTTTTATCGAGTTCCTGCTCAAGCGCGGCTACGACGTCTACATGCTCGACTGGAGCGCGCCGCGGCCGGAGGAGAAGAGCCTGCGGATGGAGGACTATGTCCTCGACTTCATCCCGGATTGCGTCCGTCGCGTGCAGGCCGATTCCGGCGAGCAGGACGTCTCCGTCATCGGCTATTGCTTCGGCGGCGTGCTGTCGCTGCTCTACGGCTCGATCTTCCCGGACGGGCCGATGAAGAATTTGATCTGCTTCACCACGCCGATCGACTTCCGCGAGATGAAGCTGTTCTCGAATTTCTCCGACCGCCGCTATTTCGATGTCGATCGCCTTGTCGACAGCGTCGGCAACGTGCCGCCTGAGATGATCCTGTCGTCATTCGAGATGCTGCGTCCGGCCTCGCGCGCAGTGAGCCAGATCCAGCTCTGGGAAAACATCTGGAACGATGAGTTCGTGAAATCGTACCGGATGTTCGACCGCTGGGCGACCGACACGCTGCCGCTCGCGGGCGAATATTTCCGCACCATCACCAAGGACCTGATGTGGGACAACAAGCTGTTCAACGACACCATGTCAGTCGGCGGCCGCGCGGCGAAGCTCGAGGACATCAAGGTGCCGATGCTGCACGCGGTCGCCGAGCACGATCACATCGTCCCTTATGAGGCCGCAAAGCATCTGATCGCGAAGATCGGCTCCGCGGACAAGGAAGAGGTGATGCTGAAGGGCGGTCACGTCTCGCTGGTCGCCGGCGCCAACGCGGTGAAGCGGCTGTGGCCGAAACTGGATTCCTGGCTGGGAAAGAGATCGACATGA
- a CDS encoding alpha/beta hydrolase — MPATRDGAPGKGRLRPPALGLLLAEARSLFEFNASVLLSPLLMRAPRGDGHPVLALPGFLASDLSMAPIRRYLGELGYEPHAWRMGRNLGGLARMREALRTRLTDIHAASGRKVSLVGWSLGGVYARDLALHAPDMVRSVITLGSPFANDVRATNATALYEVLSGERVEDLAELREAIAGDLPVPATSIYSRTDGVVNWRTCLLHPSDRAENIEVHLASHIGLGVNPAALWAVADRLAQPEGEFWPFDRAGPFAIAYAPPERAVSA; from the coding sequence ATGCCCGCCACGCGCGACGGGGCGCCAGGCAAGGGCCGGCTTCGTCCGCCGGCCCTTGGCCTGCTTCTCGCAGAAGCGCGCAGCCTGTTCGAATTCAACGCCAGCGTCCTGCTCTCGCCGCTGCTGATGCGTGCGCCCAGGGGCGACGGCCATCCCGTGCTGGCGCTGCCGGGCTTTCTCGCCAGCGATCTGTCGATGGCGCCGATACGGCGCTATCTCGGTGAACTCGGCTATGAGCCGCATGCCTGGCGGATGGGCCGCAATCTCGGCGGGCTGGCGCGAATGCGCGAGGCCCTGCGCACCCGCCTCACCGACATCCACGCTGCAAGCGGACGGAAGGTCAGCCTGGTCGGATGGAGCCTCGGCGGCGTCTATGCGCGCGATCTCGCGCTCCACGCGCCCGACATGGTCCGCTCCGTCATCACGCTCGGCAGCCCCTTCGCCAACGATGTGCGGGCCACCAATGCGACGGCGCTCTACGAGGTGCTGTCCGGCGAGCGGGTCGAGGATCTCGCCGAGCTGCGCGAAGCGATCGCCGGCGATCTTCCGGTGCCGGCGACGTCGATCTATTCGCGCACGGACGGCGTCGTGAATTGGCGGACTTGCCTGCTACACCCCTCCGATCGGGCCGAGAATATCGAGGTGCATCTGGCAAGCCATATCGGGCTCGGGGTGAACCCGGCTGCGCTATGGGCCGTGGCGGATCGCCTTGCGCAACCGGAGGGGGAGTTCTGGCCATTTGACCGGGCCGGTCCGTTTGCCATTGCATATGCCCCGCCGGAGCGGGCAGTATCGGCCTGA
- a CDS encoding phasin — MTTETNTAFEGFKDAFKNIQNLEVPEAAREFVKKTANTAKDRAAEAFAGSERVTAAVENAVTESVAEAGKISRNIQQAIYDDAQAFFAGIDQLASAKSFSEAVEIQSSLLRARGETFVSRAKATTDYLGKLAANGAKSAQDNFAKVYTKTA; from the coding sequence ATGACCACCGAAACCAACACCGCTTTCGAAGGCTTCAAGGACGCGTTCAAGAACATCCAGAACCTGGAAGTTCCCGAAGCGGCCCGTGAGTTCGTCAAGAAGACTGCCAACACTGCCAAGGACCGTGCTGCCGAGGCTTTCGCTGGCTCCGAGCGCGTGACCGCCGCCGTCGAGAACGCGGTGACCGAGTCCGTCGCCGAGGCCGGCAAGATCAGCCGCAACATCCAGCAGGCGATCTATGACGACGCCCAGGCGTTCTTCGCCGGCATCGACCAGCTCGCGTCCGCCAAGTCGTTCAGCGAAGCCGTCGAGATCCAGTCGAGCCTGCTCCGCGCCCGCGGTGAAACCTTCGTCTCGCGCGCCAAGGCGACCACCGATTATCTCGGCAAGCTCGCCGCCAACGGTGCGAAGTCCGCTCAGGACAACTTTGCCAAGGTCTACACCAAGACCGCCTGA
- a CDS encoding alpha/beta hydrolase, with translation MIEMPPLKFAQTNGIRMGYYEAGPLTDKPPVVLCHGWPELAFSWRHQLKALSEAGIRVIAPDQRGYGATDRPEPVEAYDMEHLTGDLVGLLDHLEIEKAIFVGHDWGGFVVWQMPLRHPARVAGVVGVNTPHWDRAPIDPIALFRQRFGDQMYIVQFQDPAREPDRIFGSRVEQTFDAFMRKPLARPPAKSDEEPVAGVGASSKTNLAFPQMIAAYDAKVDPRTPILSADERQVFVDTFTKTGFTGGINWYRNFTRNWERSQGLDHHISVPSLMIMAENDAVLPPSAADGMEKLVADLEKHLVRDSGHWTQQEKPEEVSAKLIEWRRRRFG, from the coding sequence ATGATCGAAATGCCGCCGCTCAAGTTCGCGCAGACGAACGGAATCCGCATGGGCTATTACGAGGCGGGGCCTCTCACCGACAAGCCGCCGGTGGTGCTATGCCATGGCTGGCCCGAACTGGCCTTCTCCTGGCGCCATCAGCTCAAGGCGCTGAGCGAGGCCGGCATTCGCGTGATCGCGCCGGACCAGCGCGGCTATGGCGCGACCGACCGGCCCGAGCCGGTCGAAGCCTATGACATGGAACATTTGACCGGCGATCTCGTCGGCCTGCTCGATCATCTCGAGATCGAGAAGGCGATCTTCGTCGGCCATGATTGGGGCGGCTTCGTCGTCTGGCAAATGCCGTTACGGCATCCCGCCCGCGTTGCTGGCGTCGTCGGTGTCAACACACCGCATTGGGACCGCGCGCCGATCGACCCGATCGCACTGTTCCGGCAGCGCTTCGGCGACCAGATGTACATCGTCCAGTTCCAGGATCCCGCGCGCGAGCCGGACAGGATCTTCGGCAGCCGCGTCGAGCAGACGTTCGATGCCTTCATGCGCAAGCCGCTGGCGCGACCGCCGGCGAAATCAGACGAGGAGCCGGTCGCGGGCGTCGGTGCCTCGTCGAAGACCAATCTGGCCTTCCCGCAGATGATCGCGGCCTATGACGCCAAGGTCGATCCGCGCACGCCGATCCTGTCGGCGGACGAGAGACAAGTGTTCGTCGACACCTTCACGAAGACCGGCTTCACCGGCGGCATCAACTGGTATCGCAACTTCACCCGCAATTGGGAGCGGTCGCAGGGGCTCGATCACCACATCAGCGTGCCGTCGTTGATGATCATGGCCGAGAACGACGCGGTGCTGCCGCCGTCGGCGGCCGACGGTATGGAGAAGCTGGTGGCGGATCTCGAGAAGCATCTGGTGAGGGACAGCGGCCATTGGACGCAGCAGGAGAAGCCGGAAGAGGTCAGCGCCAAGCTGATCGAATGGCGTAGAAGGCGGTTTGGCTAG
- a CDS encoding nuclear transport factor 2 family protein: protein MHLIVRSAAMVAASALMLSLTSAAAMAGSAQEEANRKAVLAFYEKGLNQKDVDAALAYVGDRYVQHNPNAADGPEGFRKFIGFLREKFPNSHSEIKRSFVDGDYVILHVNAVREPGTKGNAIVDIFKLENGKIVEHWDVVQPIPDNPANNNTMF from the coding sequence ATGCATCTCATCGTTCGGTCCGCGGCAATGGTCGCCGCTTCGGCTCTCATGCTGTCCCTCACCAGCGCCGCCGCGATGGCCGGCAGCGCGCAGGAAGAGGCCAATCGCAAAGCCGTGCTGGCCTTCTACGAGAAAGGTCTCAATCAGAAGGACGTCGATGCCGCGCTCGCCTATGTTGGCGACCGTTACGTCCAGCACAATCCGAACGCTGCCGATGGACCGGAGGGCTTCCGAAAGTTCATCGGCTTCTTGCGTGAAAAGTTCCCGAACTCGCACAGCGAGATCAAGCGCTCATTCGTCGATGGCGACTACGTCATCCTTCATGTCAACGCGGTTCGCGAACCCGGCACCAAAGGCAACGCGATCGTCGACATCTTCAAGCTGGAGAACGGCAAGATCGTCGAACATTGGGACGTCGTTCAGCCGATCCCGGACAATCCGGCGAACAACAACACGATGTTCTAG
- a CDS encoding wax ester/triacylglycerol synthase family O-acyltransferase, translating to MADGKKLSSLDASFLYLETPEMPMHVGSMAIFRLPDGYQGDFFEDFKAMIVSRLHIAPILKARLEKAPLDIDHPTWVEDDQFDIDRHIFRASLPAPRDRATLERIVGWMHAKLLNRARPLWEFYVFEGMKDNEVGLYSKMHHAAIDGGAGAALTNMIYDISPIPRKVDPPVGGAKPGQEPRDIAANLLDSYQQLFTQPLDASAAAKNLQLPRTGKSDIGSILFDNAMYQIESAVRFAGNIPTMVKSVSDVLGKISDPKSRESLASMVSPPTMLNKSISSERSFAGVSISLSRSKALAKQAGGKLNDVVLALASGVVRRYLQQYGTLPAKSLTAAVPISLREEGNTEANNQVFGMICSIATNIDDPKARLEAIIAQSTKSKEMSHPLRALMPQVSNISMLGAPIIVQILALLYSRSDLSDVLPPAANITVSNVPGPRQTLYAAGAELLHIFPVSISTHGQALNITVQSYRDQLDFGFIVGANIIPHVQVMCDMLPEEFAALEAAYAPPAADVKGAAE from the coding sequence ATGGCTGACGGTAAGAAGCTGTCGTCGCTGGACGCGTCATTTCTGTATCTGGAAACGCCGGAAATGCCGATGCATGTCGGCAGCATGGCGATCTTTCGCCTGCCCGACGGTTACCAGGGCGACTTCTTCGAAGACTTCAAGGCGATGATCGTCTCTCGGTTGCACATCGCGCCGATCCTCAAGGCGCGCCTGGAGAAGGCGCCGCTCGACATCGATCATCCGACCTGGGTCGAGGACGACCAGTTCGACATCGACCGTCACATCTTCCGCGCCAGCCTGCCGGCGCCGCGCGATCGCGCCACGCTCGAGCGCATCGTTGGCTGGATGCATGCCAAGCTCCTGAACCGTGCTCGCCCGCTCTGGGAGTTCTACGTGTTCGAAGGCATGAAGGACAACGAGGTCGGGCTCTATTCCAAGATGCACCATGCCGCGATCGACGGCGGTGCCGGTGCTGCCCTGACCAACATGATCTACGACATCTCGCCGATCCCGCGGAAGGTCGATCCGCCCGTGGGCGGTGCAAAGCCGGGACAGGAGCCGCGCGACATCGCGGCGAACCTGCTCGATTCCTATCAGCAGCTCTTCACCCAGCCGCTCGATGCCTCGGCGGCGGCGAAGAACCTGCAACTGCCGCGCACCGGCAAGAGCGACATCGGTTCGATCCTGTTCGACAACGCGATGTACCAGATCGAGAGCGCGGTGCGTTTTGCCGGCAATATCCCGACCATGGTCAAGAGCGTTTCCGACGTGCTCGGCAAGATTTCCGATCCGAAGTCGCGCGAGAGCCTCGCCAGCATGGTGTCGCCGCCGACCATGCTCAACAAGTCGATTTCGTCGGAGCGCAGCTTTGCCGGCGTATCGATCTCGCTGTCCCGCTCCAAGGCGCTGGCCAAGCAGGCCGGCGGCAAGCTCAACGACGTGGTGCTGGCGCTCGCCTCCGGCGTGGTCCGCCGCTATCTGCAGCAATACGGCACGCTACCGGCAAAATCGCTCACCGCCGCCGTGCCGATCTCGCTACGCGAGGAGGGCAACACCGAGGCCAACAACCAGGTGTTCGGGATGATCTGCTCGATCGCGACCAACATCGATGATCCCAAGGCGCGGCTGGAGGCCATCATCGCGCAATCGACGAAATCCAAGGAGATGTCGCATCCGCTGCGGGCGCTGATGCCGCAGGTGTCCAACATCTCGATGCTGGGGGCGCCGATCATCGTCCAGATCCTGGCGCTGCTCTACAGCCGCTCGGATTTGTCGGACGTGCTGCCGCCGGCGGCGAACATCACGGTGTCCAACGTACCGGGGCCGCGCCAGACGCTCTATGCCGCAGGTGCCGAGCTGCTGCACATCTTCCCGGTGTCGATCTCGACACATGGGCAGGCGCTCAACATCACTGTGCAGAGCTACCGCGACCAGCTCGATTTCGGCTTCATCGTCGGCGCCAACATCATTCCGCACGTGCAGGTGATGTGCGACATGCTGCCGGAGGAGTTTGCCGCGCTCGAAGCGGCCTATGCGCCACCCGCGGCCGACGTCAAGGGCGCGGCCGAATAG
- a CDS encoding alpha/beta hydrolase yields MNAHQPPQTLRANGIDICYEIFGNDNAEPLLLIMGLGAQMIHWDDAFCEQLAAHGFRVIRFDNRDIGKSSHLTGGKRLTPLELLKLRFLRIPVAATYKLIDMAKDTVGLMDALGIRSAHLVGASMGGMIAQEVTLSFSQRVRSLTSIMSTTGNPRVPPPTREASAMLMAPPPSSKEEFITRFGQTWKVLRAGSFPEEEALDPGRAERVFARGLNPAGVGRQLRAVLASGSRKERLHGVKTPTLVIHGTVDPLVRPEGGKDTAESIPGAKLLMIEGMGHALPMRFWPEIIDAIDKHAHGAAAKAA; encoded by the coding sequence GTGAACGCCCATCAGCCGCCCCAGACCCTCCGCGCCAACGGCATCGACATCTGCTACGAGATTTTCGGCAACGACAACGCCGAGCCGCTGCTGCTGATCATGGGGCTCGGCGCGCAGATGATCCATTGGGACGATGCGTTCTGTGAGCAGCTCGCCGCGCACGGCTTTCGCGTGATCCGGTTCGACAACCGCGACATCGGCAAGTCGAGCCATCTCACCGGCGGCAAGCGGCTGACGCCGCTCGAGCTGCTCAAGCTTCGCTTCCTCCGGATTCCCGTGGCCGCAACCTACAAGCTGATCGACATGGCCAAGGACACGGTCGGCCTGATGGACGCGCTGGGCATCAGGTCGGCGCATCTGGTCGGAGCGTCCATGGGCGGCATGATCGCACAGGAGGTGACGCTGTCGTTTTCGCAGCGCGTGCGCTCGCTGACCTCGATCATGTCGACCACCGGCAATCCGCGCGTGCCGCCGCCGACGCGGGAGGCCTCCGCCATGCTGATGGCGCCGCCGCCGAGCAGCAAGGAAGAGTTCATCACCCGCTTCGGCCAGACCTGGAAGGTCTTGCGCGCCGGATCCTTTCCGGAGGAGGAAGCACTCGATCCCGGCCGCGCCGAACGGGTCTTCGCGCGCGGCCTCAATCCGGCCGGCGTCGGCCGGCAGCTCCGCGCCGTGCTCGCCTCCGGCAGCCGCAAGGAGAGACTGCACGGCGTCAAGACGCCGACGCTCGTGATCCACGGCACCGTCGATCCGCTGGTCCGTCCCGAGGGCGGCAAGGACACGGCCGAGTCAATTCCGGGTGCGAAGCTGTTGATGATCGAGGGTATGGGTCATGCGCTGCCGATGCGGTTCTGGCCCGAGATCATCGACGCCATCGACAAACATGCGCATGGTGCGGCGGCGAAAGCGGCGTAA
- a CDS encoding spermidine synthase, producing MIPWEKIDTAKIPGSDEELRLMRRGKEFSIKLGTNELMNNRLSGSEAALATLAAKQLETVAKPVVLIGGLGMGFTLRAALTVLGSKAKIVVSELVPAVVAWARGPMAEVFGDSLDDARVSIREIDVGEIIRAKSAAFDAILLDVDNGPEGLTRKGNDALYSASGLAAARTALRPGGVLAVWSSGPNPAFTKRLGRAGFDVNEVAVRATGRGGGARHVIWIAKKS from the coding sequence ATGATTCCCTGGGAAAAGATCGACACCGCCAAAATCCCCGGCTCCGACGAGGAGCTCCGCCTGATGCGGCGGGGCAAGGAGTTTTCGATCAAGCTCGGCACCAACGAGCTGATGAACAACCGCCTGTCGGGTTCCGAGGCCGCGCTCGCAACGCTTGCGGCGAAACAGCTCGAGACGGTGGCAAAGCCCGTCGTTCTCATCGGCGGCCTCGGCATGGGTTTCACGCTGCGCGCGGCGCTTACAGTGCTCGGAAGCAAAGCGAAAATCGTGGTCTCCGAGCTCGTGCCGGCGGTTGTCGCCTGGGCGCGGGGGCCGATGGCGGAAGTGTTCGGCGACAGTCTCGATGATGCCAGGGTGAGCATCCGCGAGATCGACGTCGGCGAAATCATCCGGGCGAAGAGCGCGGCCTTCGACGCCATTCTGCTCGACGTCGACAACGGGCCGGAAGGTCTGACCCGAAAGGGCAATGACGCGCTCTACAGTGCAAGCGGTTTGGCGGCGGCGAGGACGGCGCTACGGCCGGGTGGCGTGCTTGCGGTCTGGTCGTCGGGGCCCAACCCCGCCTTCACCAAGCGCCTCGGGCGTGCCGGCTTCGATGTCAATGAAGTCGCTGTCCGCGCCACCGGCCGAGGCGGTGGCGCGCGTCATGTGATCTGGATTGCGAAGAAGAGCTAG